One region of Brachybacterium saurashtrense genomic DNA includes:
- a CDS encoding HAD-IIA family hydrolase: MIRRPDPSLLDLYDALLFDLDGTLMHGARPIPHAAESVETARAAGRTVVFATNNASRTPQQAAEHLGHVGIPARPEEFVTSPQVASRLLADRLAPGEKVLVVGGESLAAQIREAGLTPVGTDAEDVAAVVQGWSPDLDWGRLAEGAYAIRRGALWMATNVDATLPTERGLAPGNGSMVAALRHATGAVPDVAGKPEPGMFQIAAREHGARRPLIIGDRLDTDIEGAVRAGMDSLLVLTGVDGVEAALRAEPVRRPTFVLPDLSSLAAPFPLPVVSQDGSRCGAVSAAWDDGDIVLHGAAEDPRVLRAVLALLRTHSAEKPWTGRLRDRDRAELQLAGR, encoded by the coding sequence ATGATCCGTCGCCCCGATCCGTCCCTGCTCGACCTCTACGATGCGCTGCTGTTCGACCTCGACGGCACGCTGATGCACGGCGCGCGACCGATCCCGCACGCCGCGGAGTCGGTCGAGACCGCGCGGGCCGCGGGACGCACGGTCGTGTTCGCCACCAACAACGCGTCCCGCACTCCGCAGCAGGCCGCCGAGCATCTGGGCCACGTGGGCATCCCGGCCCGGCCCGAGGAGTTCGTGACCTCGCCCCAGGTCGCCTCGCGCCTCCTCGCCGATCGTCTCGCTCCCGGGGAGAAGGTGCTCGTCGTCGGCGGCGAGAGCCTCGCCGCTCAGATCCGCGAGGCGGGCCTCACCCCGGTGGGGACCGATGCCGAGGACGTCGCCGCCGTGGTCCAGGGCTGGTCCCCGGATCTCGACTGGGGCCGACTCGCCGAGGGCGCCTACGCGATCCGTCGCGGTGCCCTCTGGATGGCCACCAACGTCGATGCGACGCTGCCCACCGAGCGCGGGCTCGCCCCGGGCAACGGGTCGATGGTCGCGGCGCTCCGCCACGCCACCGGCGCCGTGCCGGACGTGGCCGGCAAGCCCGAACCGGGGATGTTCCAGATCGCGGCGCGCGAGCACGGTGCGCGGCGGCCGCTGATCATCGGCGACCGCCTCGACACGGACATCGAGGGCGCCGTGCGCGCCGGGATGGACTCCCTGCTCGTGCTGACGGGCGTCGACGGCGTCGAGGCGGCGCTGCGCGCGGAGCCGGTGCGTCGGCCCACGTTCGTGCTGCCCGATCTCTCCTCCCTCGCCGCTCCCTTCCCGCTCCCCGTGGTGTCGCAGGACGGTTCCCGCTGCGGTGCGGTGAGCGCCGCCTGGGACGACGGCGACATCGTGCTCCACGGTGCGGCCGAGGACCCGCGCGTGCTGCGGGCGGTGCTGGCCCTGCTGCGCACCCACAGCGCGGAGAAGCCCTGGACCGGCCGTCTGCGGGACCGCGACCGCGCCGAGCTGCAGCTCGCGGGCCGGTGA
- a CDS encoding TlyA family RNA methyltransferase, which yields MSDERLDVALLGAGLARSRSHARRIIEEGRARLDGRPAVKPSTPVAAGVVLEVVDVPDGVEYASRAAHKLAGALDALALDPSALRCLDAGASTGGFTDVLLRRGAAAVIAVDIGHDQLAAHVRDDPRVEVRDGTSVRDLTPDLLGAPVDLVVADLSFISLRTVIAPLAGVVRPGGGLLVMVKPQFEVGRSALPKSGVVTDQRARAAAVRGVAEEAAAAHLRLSAVGPSTLPGQDGNREYFLHLRPHGATCTLDAEACDMIESAVRGDGPRRRRDQHTTEED from the coding sequence GTGAGCGACGAGCGACTCGACGTCGCCCTGCTCGGGGCCGGGCTCGCCCGGTCCCGCAGCCACGCGAGGCGCATCATCGAGGAGGGAAGGGCCCGTCTCGACGGCCGCCCGGCGGTCAAACCCTCCACCCCGGTCGCTGCAGGCGTGGTGCTGGAGGTGGTCGACGTGCCCGACGGGGTCGAGTACGCCTCCCGCGCCGCGCACAAGCTCGCCGGCGCCCTCGACGCCCTCGCCCTGGACCCCTCCGCGCTGCGGTGCCTCGACGCCGGCGCGTCCACCGGCGGGTTCACGGACGTGCTGCTGCGCCGCGGCGCCGCGGCGGTGATCGCCGTGGACATCGGTCACGACCAGCTCGCCGCGCACGTCCGCGACGATCCGCGCGTGGAGGTCCGCGACGGCACCAGCGTGCGGGATCTCACCCCTGACCTGCTCGGGGCCCCGGTGGATCTCGTGGTCGCGGATCTCTCCTTCATCTCCCTGCGCACGGTGATCGCACCGCTGGCAGGGGTGGTGCGACCGGGCGGCGGGCTGCTGGTGATGGTGAAGCCGCAGTTCGAGGTGGGGCGGTCGGCGCTGCCGAAGTCCGGGGTGGTCACCGATCAGCGCGCTCGCGCCGCGGCCGTGCGCGGCGTCGCGGAGGAGGCGGCGGCGGCGCACCTGCGCCTGTCGGCCGTCGGACCGAGCACCCTGCCCGGCCAGGACGGCAACCGCGAGTACTTCCTGCATCTGCGCCCGCACGGCGCCACCTGCACGCTGGACGCCGAGGCCTGTGACATGATCGAGTCGGCCGTGCGCGGGGACGGTCCGCGCCGACGCCGTGACCAGCACACCACCGAGGAGGACTGA
- a CDS encoding NAD kinase: MRRFLLYVHTGRRAALSAMLNVLEELRVRGVRAVVVDDQVEEILALPEDAAPPKLLTFLTNGAVDVRAAVSAADDVELGIVLGGDGTILRALEAVRDADVPVHGVNLGHVGFLAESEVEDLSITVSRLLDADYEVEERSTLDIAVLDAEDRPVARHWALNEASLEKADRQKMINVAIEIDGRPVSSFGCDGVLLSTSTGSTAYAFSAGGPVIWPEVDAMMLIPLAAHALFARPLVLGRSSEAAVEMTLDNREDAILTLDGRRGAEITAGMRIEARLADRSVRLARLAPTPFADRLVEKFQLPVVGWRGRGPRTR, translated from the coding sequence ATGCGACGGTTCCTCCTGTACGTGCACACCGGGCGCCGGGCCGCGCTGAGCGCGATGCTCAACGTGCTCGAGGAGCTGCGCGTGCGCGGTGTCCGCGCCGTGGTGGTCGACGACCAGGTGGAGGAGATCCTCGCCCTGCCCGAGGACGCCGCCCCGCCGAAGCTGCTCACCTTCCTCACCAACGGCGCGGTGGACGTGCGCGCGGCGGTCTCCGCCGCCGACGACGTCGAGCTGGGCATCGTGCTCGGCGGCGACGGCACCATCCTGCGCGCCCTGGAAGCGGTGCGGGACGCGGACGTCCCCGTCCACGGCGTGAACCTGGGGCACGTGGGCTTCCTGGCCGAGAGCGAGGTCGAGGACCTCTCCATCACCGTCTCCCGGCTGCTGGACGCCGATTACGAGGTCGAGGAGCGCTCCACCCTCGACATCGCTGTGCTCGATGCCGAGGACCGGCCCGTGGCCCGGCACTGGGCGCTGAACGAGGCGTCCCTGGAGAAGGCCGACCGCCAGAAGATGATCAACGTGGCGATCGAGATCGACGGCCGTCCCGTCTCCTCCTTCGGCTGCGACGGAGTGCTGCTGTCCACCTCCACCGGCTCCACCGCGTACGCGTTCAGCGCCGGCGGGCCGGTGATCTGGCCCGAGGTGGATGCGATGATGCTGATCCCGCTCGCCGCGCACGCCCTGTTCGCGCGCCCGCTCGTGCTGGGCCGCTCCTCCGAGGCGGCCGTGGAGATGACCCTCGACAACCGGGAGGACGCCATCCTCACGCTCGACGGCCGCCGCGGTGCGGAGATCACCGCCGGGATGCGCATCGAGGCACGCCTCGCGGACCGGTCCGTGCGACTGGCCCGCCTGGCGCCCACCCCGTTCGCGGATCGCCTGGTCGAGAAGTTCCAGCTGCCGGTCGTGGGCTGGCGGGGGCGCGGCCCCCGCACCCGCTGA
- the recN gene encoding DNA repair protein RecN, with amino-acid sequence MLSTLRIRHIGVIDDATLDFGPGFTALTGETGAGKTMIVTGLSMLLGGRLDRGRTRESSTVDGTLALTGHTELTEALDELGADEDEGEVLVVRRVTRDGRSRAQIGGVPVPIGTLARLVGTAVTVHGQADQQRLRDPDAQRDALDRFAADEVAPLLARHHELWRERSALAQRVVELDALLSERDRHGAALQEALERLEAADPQEGEDEALRAEIERLGNAEELRGAAGQAALALVGDDDGPAAGPLLAVAAESLGRAARTDPTLAPLLERVDAARIELSDVAAELSGYAEDIDASPGRIQEANERLHDLTVLVRDLGGMLPGPEGPSEDVTALLAASRSAAVDLDRYEGAEQERAEAATRLTALETALDEAADGLTAARTAAASALSTAVQEELRHLEMPDADIAVEVSAQSHRAHGRDAVAIRLAPHPGAEHLPVAQAASGGELSRVMLALEVALSSSRSDRSAAPVFVFDEIDAGIGGRAALAVGQRLARLARHAQVIVVTHLPQVAAHAGTHLQIVKSSHDGATSSTVETLERPARIRELARMLAGDDASDVALAHAEELLDEAREVTAGGGAGAGAAR; translated from the coding sequence ATGCTGTCCACCCTGCGCATCCGCCACATCGGCGTGATCGATGACGCCACCCTCGACTTCGGCCCCGGCTTCACCGCCCTCACCGGCGAGACCGGCGCCGGCAAGACCATGATCGTCACCGGTCTGAGCATGCTGCTCGGAGGCCGGCTGGACCGCGGCCGCACGCGGGAGTCGAGCACCGTCGACGGCACCCTCGCCCTCACCGGCCACACCGAGCTGACCGAGGCCCTGGACGAGCTCGGCGCCGACGAGGACGAGGGCGAGGTGCTGGTGGTGCGGCGCGTGACCCGCGACGGCCGCTCCCGCGCACAGATCGGCGGGGTGCCCGTCCCCATCGGCACCCTCGCCCGGCTCGTCGGCACCGCCGTGACCGTGCACGGCCAGGCCGACCAGCAGCGGCTGCGGGACCCGGACGCCCAACGGGACGCCCTGGACCGCTTCGCGGCCGACGAGGTCGCGCCCCTGCTGGCACGGCACCACGAGCTGTGGCGCGAACGCTCCGCCCTCGCCCAGCGGGTGGTGGAGCTCGATGCGCTGCTGTCCGAGCGCGACCGGCACGGCGCCGCGCTGCAGGAGGCCCTCGAACGGCTCGAGGCGGCCGATCCCCAGGAGGGCGAGGACGAGGCGCTGCGCGCCGAGATCGAGCGTCTGGGCAACGCGGAGGAGCTGCGGGGCGCGGCCGGGCAGGCCGCCCTCGCGCTGGTCGGCGACGACGACGGACCCGCCGCCGGGCCGCTGCTCGCCGTCGCCGCGGAATCGCTCGGCCGCGCCGCGCGCACCGACCCGACCCTCGCGCCGCTGCTGGAGCGGGTCGACGCCGCGCGCATCGAGCTCTCCGACGTCGCCGCGGAGCTCTCCGGCTACGCGGAGGACATCGACGCCTCCCCGGGACGGATCCAGGAGGCCAACGAGCGGCTCCACGACCTCACCGTGCTGGTGCGGGACCTGGGCGGGATGCTGCCGGGACCGGAGGGCCCCTCCGAGGACGTCACCGCCCTGCTCGCCGCCTCGCGCAGCGCGGCCGTCGACCTCGACCGCTACGAGGGCGCGGAGCAGGAGCGCGCCGAGGCCGCCACCCGGCTCACGGCCCTCGAGACCGCGCTGGACGAGGCCGCCGACGGCCTCACCGCGGCGCGCACCGCGGCCGCGAGCGCGCTCTCGACCGCCGTGCAGGAGGAGCTGCGTCACCTCGAGATGCCCGATGCGGACATCGCCGTGGAGGTCTCCGCCCAGAGCCATCGCGCCCACGGCCGGGACGCGGTCGCGATCCGTCTGGCCCCGCACCCGGGCGCGGAGCACCTCCCGGTCGCGCAGGCGGCCTCCGGCGGCGAGCTCTCCCGCGTGATGCTGGCGCTCGAGGTTGCGCTGTCCTCCTCCCGCAGCGATCGCAGCGCCGCGCCCGTGTTCGTGTTCGACGAGATCGACGCCGGCATCGGCGGGCGCGCCGCGCTCGCCGTCGGGCAGCGCCTCGCCCGCCTCGCCCGCCACGCGCAGGTCATCGTGGTCACGCACCTGCCGCAGGTCGCCGCGCACGCCGGCACCCACCTGCAGATCGTCAAGAGCTCCCACGACGGGGCCACCAGCTCCACCGTCGAGACGCTCGAGCGTCCCGCCCGGATCCGCGAGCTCGCTCGCATGCTCGCCGGGGACGACGCCTCCGACGTCGCCCTCGCCCACGCCGAGGAGCTGCTCGACGAGGCCCGCGAGGTGACCGCCGGCGGCGGTGCGGGCGCGGGAGCGGCGCGGTGA
- the steA gene encoding putative cytokinetic ring protein SteA — protein MRPAAPISGVARLGKRTKDLTKRLQPGDIAIIDHEDIDRVAAEALVEREPAAVLNVSASTSGRYPNAGPRILLDAGIALVDSLGEAVFEDVRDGETVTVAGGTVSRGEELLASGTRQDDETVAASLEAAREGLSEQLELFAENTLEYMLRERDLLLDGIGAPEVRTRLDGRAALIVVRGYHYKEDLATLKPFLRENRPVIIGVDGGADAVIEAGFHPDMIIGDMDSVSDRALRGGSELVVHAYRDGRAPGMERLEALGVDDGAIAFPASGTSEDIAMLLADEKGASVIVAVGTHGTLEEFLDKGRAGMSSTFLTRLRIGSKLVDAKGVSRLYRQRISTFQLVLLALAGLAALAVALWATPGGQALVQILGARLDGVLSWFTMLFSPRVTGA, from the coding sequence GTGAGGCCCGCCGCCCCGATCTCCGGTGTGGCGAGACTCGGCAAGCGCACCAAGGACCTCACCAAGCGGCTCCAGCCCGGGGACATCGCGATCATCGACCACGAGGACATCGACCGGGTCGCGGCCGAGGCGCTGGTGGAGCGGGAGCCCGCCGCGGTGCTGAACGTCTCCGCCTCCACCTCCGGCCGGTACCCGAACGCCGGCCCGCGGATCCTGCTGGACGCCGGCATCGCCCTGGTGGACTCGCTCGGCGAGGCCGTCTTCGAGGACGTCCGCGACGGGGAGACGGTCACGGTGGCGGGCGGCACGGTGAGCAGGGGCGAGGAGCTCCTCGCCTCCGGCACCCGGCAGGACGACGAGACCGTCGCCGCCTCCCTCGAGGCCGCCCGCGAGGGACTTTCCGAACAGCTCGAGCTGTTCGCGGAGAACACTCTGGAGTACATGCTCCGCGAGCGGGACCTGCTGCTGGACGGCATCGGCGCGCCGGAGGTGCGCACCCGCCTGGACGGCCGCGCCGCGCTGATCGTGGTGCGCGGCTATCACTACAAGGAGGACCTCGCCACCCTGAAGCCGTTCCTGCGCGAGAACCGCCCGGTGATCATCGGGGTGGACGGCGGCGCCGACGCCGTGATCGAGGCGGGCTTCCATCCCGACATGATCATCGGCGACATGGACTCCGTCTCCGATCGGGCGCTGCGCGGCGGCTCCGAGCTGGTGGTGCACGCCTACCGCGACGGCCGGGCACCGGGCATGGAGCGGCTCGAGGCGCTGGGGGTGGACGACGGGGCGATCGCCTTCCCCGCCTCCGGCACCAGCGAGGACATCGCCATGCTGCTGGCGGACGAGAAGGGGGCCTCCGTGATCGTGGCGGTGGGCACCCACGGCACCCTCGAGGAGTTCCTCGACAAGGGCCGGGCGGGCATGAGCTCCACCTTCCTCACCCGTCTGCGGATCGGCTCCAAGCTGGTCGACGCCAAGGGCGTCTCGCGCCTGTACCGTCAGAGGATCTCCACCTTCCAGCTGGTGCTGCTGGCGCTCGCGGGCCTCGCCGCCCTCGCGGTCGCGCTCTGGGCCACCCCCGGCGGTCAGGCGCTGGTCCAGATCCTCGGCGCCCGACTGGACGGGGTCCTGTCCTGGTTCACCATGCTGTTCTCACCCCGGGTCACCGGGGCGTAG
- a CDS encoding copper transporter, protein MIDFRYHLVSLISVFLALAVGIVLGAGPLRENLGDQLAGQVEQLRTEQEQLRTEAEELSTRHDQLATFIAELGPDLVDGTLQGRQVAVLTDDSSTRPGIERMMSLLAAAGVDSPLRVTLQPALWSPDGAAQRSDALAEIHRIAPAALTDDPDGELTDAAQLSGLIPTLLHGGDELTPELRSQLWDVLVEQQLVTLDGTVPPQIDAVVYAAAAPEELAVDSEDEAAATERGQSLLASQTHLLSVLAETGMPAVVSAATPDNDASASVLRTVRGDREFDGLSTTDRLQEADGPLLSVLALVEQVRGGSGSYGTTADAEHRLPALPETEGLEEQAGQQDQGGTQEQDSTEEQGGTQEQGGAAPSDGGGEG, encoded by the coding sequence GTGATCGATTTCCGCTACCACCTCGTCTCCCTGATCTCGGTGTTCCTCGCGCTCGCCGTGGGCATCGTGCTGGGCGCCGGTCCGCTGCGCGAGAACCTCGGCGACCAGCTCGCCGGGCAGGTCGAGCAGCTGCGCACCGAGCAGGAGCAGCTGCGCACCGAGGCGGAGGAGCTCTCCACCCGCCACGACCAGCTCGCCACCTTCATCGCCGAGCTGGGGCCGGATCTCGTGGACGGCACGCTGCAGGGGCGGCAGGTCGCGGTGCTCACCGACGACTCCTCCACCCGGCCGGGGATCGAGCGGATGATGTCCCTGCTCGCCGCCGCCGGCGTGGACAGTCCGCTGCGGGTCACGCTGCAGCCGGCGCTGTGGTCCCCGGACGGGGCCGCGCAGCGCAGCGACGCGCTCGCCGAGATCCACCGCATCGCTCCCGCCGCGCTCACCGACGATCCGGACGGCGAGCTGACCGATGCCGCGCAGCTGTCCGGGCTGATCCCCACCCTGCTGCACGGCGGGGACGAGCTCACGCCGGAGCTGCGCTCCCAGCTGTGGGACGTGCTGGTGGAGCAGCAGCTGGTCACCCTCGACGGCACCGTCCCCCCGCAGATCGACGCCGTGGTCTACGCCGCCGCCGCGCCGGAGGAGCTGGCCGTCGACTCGGAGGACGAGGCCGCCGCGACCGAGCGGGGGCAGAGCCTGCTCGCCTCGCAGACCCATCTGCTCAGCGTGCTCGCCGAGACCGGGATGCCGGCGGTCGTCTCCGCCGCCACCCCGGACAACGACGCCTCCGCCAGCGTGCTGCGCACCGTCCGCGGCGACCGCGAGTTCGACGGCCTGTCCACCACGGACCGGCTGCAGGAGGCCGACGGCCCGCTGCTGTCGGTGCTGGCCCTCGTCGAACAGGTGCGAGGCGGCTCGGGCTCCTACGGCACCACCGCGGATGCCGAGCACCGACTGCCCGCGCTGCCCGAGACCGAGGGGCTGGAGGAGCAGGCCGGCCAGCAGGATCAGGGCGGCACGCAGGAGCAGGACAGCACGGAGGAACAGGGCGGCACGCAGGAGCAGGGCGGCGCGGCGCCGTCCGACGGCGGGGGAGAGGGATGA